A DNA window from Doryrhamphus excisus isolate RoL2022-K1 chromosome 2, RoL_Dexc_1.0, whole genome shotgun sequence contains the following coding sequences:
- the LOC131112616 gene encoding WD repeat-containing protein 70 isoform X2 codes for MDSNSTEDNMSGDGDITSVMGFSGFGKKARTFDLDAIFEQTRRTAIERSRDVLDARQKAEEEGESSTSVPMQKYKTIAPTAKTKQEDDSSSSDSEPIGPPLQKEDDGDDDDVVGPPLPPGYKGSSALSDDDEDDEEQEDEDDDNPVKKIPDTHEITLLHGTKTVSALALDPSGARLVSGGYDFDVRFWDFAGMDQALQAFRSLQPCECHQIRSLQYSITGDRILVVSGNAQAKVLDRDGFNVMECIKGDQYIVDMVNTKGHTAMLNDGCWHPKMKEEFMTCSNDGTVRTWDVTSEKKHKSVFKPRSFQGKRVIPTCCTYSRDGKLIAAGCQDGTIQIWDRNLSVHTKYHSRQAHIPGSDISCLAFSYDGLILASRGGDDTLKIWDIRNFKKPLNMANGLTNYFPMTDCCFSPDDQLLVTGTSVKKDEGHGKLVFFDRATFQRVYEIDVTNAGRRGSSLSWEAQTLLPSPDPRCSQASCYRHNPCSVSEVCPRAFSRLGIPGTPLQGGVREAFGLDTQPRNDSHINCPSLFVQ; via the exons ATGGACTCCAATAGCACCGAAG ACAATATGAGTGGCGATGGAGACATCACTTCTGTCATGGGATTCTCTGGATTTG GAAAGAAGGCCCGCACGTTTGACCTCGACGCCATTTTTGAACAGACCCGAAGGACTGCCATCGAGAGGAGTCGGGATGTGTTAG atgccAGACAAAAAGCGGAGGAGGAAGGGGAAAGTTCCACATCCGTCCCaatgcaaaaatacaaaacgATTGCACCAACGGCCAAAAC GAAACAGGAAGATGATAGCAGCAGCTCAGACTCGGAGCCTATTGGTCCTCCTTTACAAAAAGAGGATGACGGGGACGATGATGATGTTGTGGGACCGCCTCTTCCACCCGGGTACAAAGGCAGCAGTGCgctaagtgatgatgatgaagatgacgaggaacaagaagatgaggatgatgat AATCCTGTAAAGAAAATTCCTGACACACATGAGATCACTCTCTTGCACGGTACCAAGACG GTGTCCGCCCTCGCCTTAGACCCTTCCGGAGCCCGCCTTGTGAGCGGCGGGTACGATTTTGATGTCCGCTTCTGGGATTTCGCCGGGATGGATCAGGCTCTGCAGGCCTTCCGGTCCCTGCAGCCGTGCGAGTG CCATCAAATCAGATCCTTGCAGTACAGCATCACAGGGGACCGCATCCTGGTAGTGTCAGGAAACGCACAGGCCAAGGTGTTGGACCGTGATGGTTTCAATGTGATGGAGTGCATCAAGGGAGACCAGTACATCGTAGACATGGTCAACACCAAG GGCCACACGGCAATGCTGAACGATGGCTGCTGGCATCCTAAAATGAAGGAGGAGTTCATGACGTGCTCCAACGACGG AACCGTACGTACATGGGATGTAACCTCAGAGAAGAAGCACAAGTCTGTGTTTAAGCCCCGCTCCTTCCAAGGAAAGAGGGTCATCCCCACGTGTTGCACCTACAGCCGCGATGGGAAGCTCATCGCTGCCGGCTGCCAGGATGGCACCATCCAGATCTGGGACAGGAACCTGAGT gtcCACACAAAGTACCACAGTCGCCAAGCCCACATTCCAGGATCTGACATCTCCTGCCTCGCCTTCTCGTACGACGGCTTGATCCTTGCGTCACGTGGAG GTGATGACACGCTAAAAATTTGGGATATACGCAACTTCAAGAAGCCATTGAATATGGCTAACGGGCTGACAAACTACTTTCCTAT GACGGACTGCTGTTTTAGCCCTGATGACCAGCTTCTTGTGACGGGCACCTCAGTGAAGAAAGACGAAGGTCACGGGAAACTGGTGTTTTTTGACCGAGCTACCTTTCAGCGGGTCTATGAAATAGATGTCACTAATGCG ggtcgcaggggcagcagtctcagttgggaagcccagactttgcTACCCTCTCCAGATcccaggtgttcccaggccagctgttaTAGGCATAATCCCTGCAGCGTGTCCGAGGTCTGCCccagggccttttcccggctgggcattcCCGGAACACCTCTccagggaggtgtccgggaggcatTCGGACTAGATACCCAGCCCAGAAATGACAGTCATATAAATTGTCCTTCACTGTTTGTACAGTGA